The sequence TCCACGGACGGCGGCACCACCTGGAAGGACATCTCGGCGAACCTCCCCGACGTACCCACCGACTCCGTGCTGGTGACGGCGGACGGCGGCCTCGCCGTGGCGACCGACCTCGGCGTCGTCCACCGCGCGCCCGGCCACACGAGGTGGGAACGCGTCGGCAGCCTTCCGGCCGTCGCGGTGCTCCAGCTGAAGACCAGCCCGGACGGCGGCACGCTGTACGCGGCCACCCACGGTCGGGGCATCCGGGCCATCAGACTGCGCGACCTCGACTGACCGGCCCGCAGGACCGGGGAACGGGTGACCCCGGCAGCCATGGGGTCACCCGTTTCGCGCGTACGGCACCACGCTCAGGTCCAGCGTGAAGACTCCCTGCGGGGCACCCGCCACGTCCGGTGCCTTCGCGGAGACGGTCACCCGGGCGGCACCGCCCCGGGTGCCCGCGCAGCGCAGGGCGGCGTGCGCGGTGCCGTCCGCCTCCACACGCCAGCCGGTCGGGACGACGAGGGCAGGGGCCGAACTCTCCACCCCGGTCCACCGCTTGTCGTCCACGCGGGGGCGCAGCACGAGCGTGACCACCGTCCCGGGCCGTACGCACAGCTCCCGCCGGACCGGGTCACCGGGGGAGACGGCGACCTCCCCATGTCCGGCCGCGCACTTCCCCGCCGAGGGGGAGGGCGCAGCGGGGGAGGGCGGGGAAGCGGCGGTGTGCGTCGAGGGCGACGGCCCGAGCGAGCCGCTGTCCGACGGCCCCGTCCCCGCGCTCCCGCTGTCCGACGGCCCGGAGCCGCCCCCGCTCTCCGGCGCACCCGTGTGTGCCGCCGAACCCCCGCCCCCCGACGCGCCGCACCCCGCCAGCAGCACGACCACCGCGGCGGTCACCCACGCCGCACCGCACCACCGCATGCCGCCACCTCCCAGCTCGACACCCGCCCCCAGAATGCCCGGCCTCACGCCCCGTTGCGCACCGCCCGCCCCACCTCTGTGCGCAGCGCCACGAAACCGGGCAGGCCGCGTGTGGTGATCTGGTCGCGTTCGCCGGGCAGGTCCACCGCCAGGTCCCGGACGACACGGGAGCCGGGGCCGGGGGAGAGGACGACGACCCGGTCGCCGACGTACACGCTCTCGTCGATGTCGTGGGTGACGAACACGATGGTCGTGCCGTCGGCACGGTGCACCTCGAGGAGCAGGTCCTCCAGGTCCTCGCGGGTACGGGCGTCCAGGGAGCCGAACGGCTCGTCCATGAGCAGCAGGGAGGGCCGGCAGACCAGCGCGCGGGCGATCGCGACCCGCTGCTGCATCCCGCCCGACAGCTGCCGGGGATGCCGGCGGGCCACCCCGGGCAGGCCGACCCGTTCCAGGATGGCCTCGGCCTCGGCGTGCCGGGCCGCCCGCCCAAGGCCCCCGCGCCGCAACGGCAGGGCCACGTTGTCCCGGACGGTGAGCCAGGGCAGCAGCGAACGGCCGTACTCCTGGAAGACGACCGCGAGCCGCTCGGGTACACCGGTCACCGGCGTGCCGTCGACCGTGATCGTGCCCTCCTGCACGGGCAGCAGCCCGGCGATGGTCCGCAGCAGCGTGGACTTGCCGCAGCCCGAGGGCCCGACGACGCACAGCAGTTGTCCGTCGGGCACGGTGAGGCTGATGTCGTCCAGCACGGGGTGGTCGCCGTAGCGCCGGCTCACGCGGTCGAGGCGCAGCATCCCTCACCCGGCCCAGGGCTCGTACAGGGTGCCCGCGCTGCCGGTCACCCGCAGCTGGAGCAGGAACGGCCCCGAGTCGTCG is a genomic window of Streptomyces griseochromogenes containing:
- a CDS encoding ABC transporter ATP-binding protein, with translation MLRLDRVSRRYGDHPVLDDISLTVPDGQLLCVVGPSGCGKSTLLRTIAGLLPVQEGTITVDGTPVTGVPERLAVVFQEYGRSLLPWLTVRDNVALPLRRGGLGRAARHAEAEAILERVGLPGVARRHPRQLSGGMQQRVAIARALVCRPSLLLMDEPFGSLDARTREDLEDLLLEVHRADGTTIVFVTHDIDESVYVGDRVVVLSPGPGSRVVRDLAVDLPGERDQITTRGLPGFVALRTEVGRAVRNGA